ccttaaCCAAAGACTTTAGTATAATAAACAACTAATTTTCTCTGATCGTTGTAGTTCATTTTGTCATGAATTAAGATTAGAGTTAACTCTaagtttaaatattttgaatattaaattaattaggaaatTGCAACACAATTCAAAGTGCACAAAAGTTGCAGAGACCTTTAAAAGAATGTTAACATTTTTTGTAAGTTTGAAACACAAGGAATTAGTCCCTAACCCCTATCAAGATTTATATGGTTTGGTTTCTTTTTTGGCCAAAAAATGGCTGCAATGAAGATTAATCATGCATGAAAGAACAATAAGCAAAAACAAGCATATAGAAGATGGAACCTCTAAAGTGCATGGTTCCTTTGGTGTGTAAAGCACACAAATTCAATATTAACAACAATATATCATATTTCCCTCTGAAGAAGTTTGGTTACAAATAAAGGGCCTTAACaggttcaattaaaaaaaaagtgtaaataTGTTCATTGTAGTTCAATGCAGGTATAACATGATATGATGATGACATAGAAGCCCTTTTGGAATCAATTGGGCTTGACATAGGTATTGTCCTCTCTAAACTTGGCAATTTGACTTCTTATCATTTGTTCCACCTGGGGTTGAACAAACATGTGGGTACTATCCAAAATATGTATGATGAATTTGTCAGATGCAGGAACCGAAGCATTCATATTGATGATATATTGAGCCATAGGTATGTCACTGCACAAGCCAATTTTGCTAATCTTTTTAGCAGA
This sequence is a window from Arachis duranensis cultivar V14167 chromosome 2, aradu.V14167.gnm2.J7QH, whole genome shotgun sequence. Protein-coding genes within it:
- the LOC107473579 gene encoding general transcription and DNA repair factor IIH subunit TFB5, with the protein product MVNAIKGVFISCDIPMAQYIINMNASVPASDKFIIHILDSTHMFVQPQVEQMIRSQIAKFREDNTYVKPN